GAGCCCAGCGCCGGATCGCCACCGAGATACCGGGCCGATTCAGGCGAACTCACGGACCACCTCCCACGCTCGCTCGTTCAGCCCCGCCACCGACCGGACCAGCCGGACCCGGTCCAGGTGCTCCAGGTCCAGCAGGTCGTCCAGCGGCCAGTGCAGGTGATAGGCCAGGTAGGCC
This genomic window from Nakamurella multipartita DSM 44233 contains:
- a CDS encoding DUF6760 family protein — protein: MLRYPVEVIWQEVAYLAYHLHWPLDDLLDLEHLDRVRLVRSVAGLNERAWEVVREFA